The DNA segment ATGTCCCTGGCTGGAGCGCCACCTGCAGCGCCTGGGCGCATCGGCCAGGTATTTTGGCTTTGCCTGCGATGCGGTGGCGCTGCGCGAGCATATCGGGCGGACCTGCGCGGGCCTGGCGCCAGGCATGCACCGCCTGCGCCTGGCCTTGCGCCAGGATGGCAGTGTGACGATACAGACGGCGCCGCTGGCGCCGCTGGATCAACCGGTCAAGCTCCTGCTGGCGCAGCAGCCCATGCGCTCGGATGACCTGTTCTTGCGGCACAAGACCACCGTGCGCGCAGCCTATGACGTGGCCTGGAAAGCGGCCGAGGCCCAAGGCGCGTTCGACATGCTGTTCCAGAATGAGGCCGGCGAAATGACCGAGGGTGCGCGCAGCAATCTCTTCATCAAGTTGCGCGGGCAGTGGCTAACGCCGCCGCTGGCTGCGGGCGTATTGCCGGGCGTGATGCGCGCAGTCTTGCTGGACGATCCGGCGTGGCAAGCCGTCGAAGCGCCCATTACCCTTGCGGACGTGCGCGCGGCTGACGAAATCGTGGTGTGCAATGCCCTGCGCGGCGCCTTGCGCGCCATCCTCTCGCCACAAAATTAGTTTCCCTAAAGACAGTCCCAAGTCGGCTGACTGGCATTTCGGCCAGTGGTTAATTTGACATTGTCGTTTTACCATCTGCGCAGGGTGGATAAAAAATCAAAATTCTGTCTCCCCGAAGAGCGATTCATAATAATCAGGAGACAGCAGCATGCAAAAAAGAATGTTCCCCCGCTTCGTCTTGACGCTGCTGCTGGGCGCCGGCATTGTGGCGCCAGCGTTGGCGCTTACGCCCGGCAGCGGTACCTGGGTCAAGGAAACCGCTACATATGGCACCCCGGACCTGAAAGATGCGTATGTATATGTGCCCAAGAATACGGCACCGCAAGTACTGGGCGGCAAGCGCGCATTGATGCTGAGCCTGCATGGCTGCGGCATGACTGCCTCCACCAGTGTGATCGACAAGCGTTTTAACTGGGAAACGACCGCAGAAAAATACGGCATGGTGGTGATCGCCCCGACCGTGCCGGCGGGCACCAGTTCCACCCGCGTTGCTGGCGGCTGTTTCGACTGGTTCGGCACTAATCATAACCGCAGCACGCGCGATGTCGTCCCGCTGATCAAGCTGATCGATGCCGTCAAGGCGCGCACCAATCTCGACATCGACTCCAACCAGATTTATGTCAGTGGCTTGTCCGCCGGTGCGGGTGAAACGCACGTGCTGGGCTGCTCCTTCCCCGAGTACTTTGCCGGCGTCGCGCCGAATGCCTCGCCCACCCTGGGGGCGGAAGCCGGCGACATTTCGGTAGCGCCAAAACGCAGCGCCCAGCAAGTGGCAGATACCTGCCGCGCCATCAACGGCAACCAGTTCAATGCCTGGCTTGATACGCAGATTTTTTCCACGGTGTATGGCGACAAGGATTACCTGGTGCTGCCGGCGCATAATGTGCGCAACCGCGACGGCATGCAAATCGTCTATGGCGCATCGACCGCCGCCGGCACCCAAACCGTGGCAGGCGGCGGCACTGCCGATCTGTGGAAAGACAGCAAGGGCCGGCTGCGCATCTCCAGCATGGTCGTGGCTGGCATGAGCCACGCCTGGCCGGCCGGTCCGAGCGGTGCGCAGACGACTGCCTGGGTTGACTTTACGCGGGTCGACTATCCCGCCTATGTCACGCAGTTTTTCTTTGAAAACAACCTGCGCGTCAACAAGTGGAAGATTGCCTGTTCCGTTGCCGTGCCAAGCGCCACCAGCGCGACAGTCTCGGCGTCTGCCACGGCAGCGAGCGGCGCAACGGTGGCCAGCTATCGCGTGGCCTTGCAGGGCAAGACGGCGGTCAACGATACGGCGGCAGGCAGCGGTGCCAGCCTGAAAAAGACATATAGCCTGGGTAACGGGATTTATGGCGGCAGCGTGACCGCGGTGGATTCCAAGGGCGTCGAATCGGAAGCCTGCCAGCTGCCGTCGTTCCAGGTCGGCGAACCCGACCCGTTCTATGCGCCGACGAATATCCAGGCCACCGGCATTTCTTCAAGCGCCATCAAGCTGACCTGGACTGCCGCAGCGGGTGCCACCGCCTATGACGTCAAGCGCGGCACCGTGACGCTGCGCGTGACTGGCACCGAAGCGACCGACACCGGCCTGGAAGCCGACAAGGCCTATACCTACACGATCACCTCGATCGGCGCTGCCGGCCCCAGCGCGCCTTCCGCACCAGTAACCGGCAAGACCCTTGCCGTCACTTACACGGAAAAGGTAACGGCAACCGTCACCGGGCATTACGCCGCCGGCCGCATCAACGTCAACCAGTACCTGCAGCTCGGCGCGAAATATGGCTACAACGCCTCGATGACGCTGTACAAGTGCGCGGGTGCCTGGACCAATTCTTCCAGCTGCGGTCCGCTGCAATAGTTTCTCCCTGGGTGCTGTCCCGGGCCATCCGGGGCTGCCCGTGCCTGATGTCAGGTTGGCCAGTCGGCGCAAGTCGACTGGCTTTTTTTATGTCTTGAATTTGAGCCGTGACTATTTCGAAAAAAGGCCGTTTTTCAACAGCTTGGCGTAGATGTTGATCATGCTTTCAATATTCGATTTGCGGGGATCGATATATTCATACTGGTAAAGCATTGTCATGTAGCTGCGCAGGCCCATCAGCATGAACACCAGAACGTCGATTTCTTCCAGTTCCCATCCAGCGATTTCACCCCGGCTGTGGCTGCGGATGAGCGAACGGCGGTAGCCGTCCTGGAAGCGCCGGATATGCTTGTGAAACGCTTCAGGCGCAAACACTTCGGCTTCGTTCAGGACGCGCAGAAAGCCGGGCGTCTTGCGGCAAAAATCGAAATAAGCTTCGATACGTTGCTTTTCGCGCTCGATGCCGGCCACGGAATCGTCAATGCGGCCGCGTATGTGTGCCAGCAAGCGCTCGCCCAGCGCAGGCAAAAGCTGGTTGAACAAATCCTGGCGGGATTCAAAGTAATTGTAAAAAGTGCCGCTTGCCAAGTTGGCCCGTGCCATGATTTTTGCGATCCCCGCGCCCGCATAGCCTTCTTCCCCCACGACTTGTACGGCCGCTTCAAAGAGTGCCAGGCGCGTGTCTTCTCCTTTGGCTTCGCGCGTGCGTTTCAGCTTGACTGGGGCTTGTGGTTTCATCTGACTTGTTGAATTGGCGAATAATGGTGAATGCGTCTGACATGCCGCGCATCAGGCGGGTATTTGCGCGTGAGGCATGATAGGGCAAATATCAGCGGCCGGTCCACTTTGGCGTGCGCTTCTCGAGAAAAGCGCTCGGACCCTCTTGATAATCTTCTGTCTTTGCAAGTTTCGCCAGTGCTTCATGTCCTTCCCGGTGCAAGCGCTCTTCAGGCCATGCCTGCGCATGACGCGCAATGCGCAGGCTTTCGCGCACGGCAAGCGGAGAGTTTTCGCAAATGCCGGAAGCCAGGCGGTATGCCGATTCGATTAGCTTGTCGGCTGGGACGACATCGTTGACGAGTCCCAGGGACAACGCCCTTGCCGCGCTGATGGGATTGCCTGTTGCAATCATTTCCAAGGCGATGGCGCGCGGAATGACGCGGGGCAAGCGGTACAGGCCGCCTTCCGTCGCCATCAAGCCGCGCTTTACCTCCGGCAAACCAAAAATGCTTGTGTCAGCCGCGATAATCATGTCGCAGGCCAACGCGATTTCCATCCCCCCGGCCAAGGCAGGTCCATTGACGGCGGCGATCCAGGTTTTGCTGCGCTGAAAATTCGCAAAGCCGGCAAAGCCGCCGCGCGGCGTCGACAGTTGTGCGACTCTGCCGTCGGCAACCTCCCGCAAATCTGCGCCTGCGGAAAAAGCCTTGTCGCCCGATCCTGTGAGGATCACCGCCCAGATATCCGGATTGCTTTCTGTGTCTTCCACGATCTGGCCCAACGCGGCTGTCAGCGCTCCGTTGATGGCATTGCGCGCTGCCGGGCGGTTGAGCGTCACCAGCAGGATGTGTTCATTCAGGTGCTTTTGCAATACGGGCGAATTGATCTGATCCATGGCTATCTTTCGTTTTGGAAATGAACCACTATTCATAAATATTCATGCGCAATGAATAATAACTTCTTAAGCTGTATTGGCAAAATAAAGAATTTAAAATAAAAATATGAATTTCCGTTCACTTTTATATCTTATGTGCTAAAGTGGATTTCATGTTGAGGTGAATCGGAGTTTGGTCGAGTGTCGCGACGCGATGTGGTCAGAATAGGTTGATGGAAATGAATGTCCAGGAAAAGCAAAGCATAGGTGACGTGCCCGCTGCTGGTTTCACGGTATATGAAGCATTCCGGGCGACCTGCGCCAGATGGCCGAATCGGGCCTTCCTGGCCATGAGTCCCCTGGCCGAACGGGAATATTTCCCGGAAGGCTATGAAATAACGTACACCGAAGCCTTGGCGGAAGTCGGCCAGCGCATTGTTGCCCTGCAGTCGGCAGGCTACGGCTTGGGGCATCGCATCGGCGTACTGGCGGAAAACCGGCCGCAGCATTTCATTTTGCAGCTGGCATTCAATGCGCTGGGCATTTCCATCGTGCCCTTGAATCCAGACCTGCGCGCGCCGGAACTGGCCTTCATCCTTGCGCATTCCGACCTCGACCTGGTGATTTCAATCGATGCGCGCCTGCCAGGCCTGGCAGAACTGGCGCATGCCTGTTCCAGGCAGCCACCGGTCGTCGCGCTGGCGTCGTTGGCCTATCCGCCGGCGCGCACGCCCAGGCGCGAAGGTGCGCTCGGCAGTGCAACCGAAGCGGGCTTGCTGTACACCTCCGGGACCACCGGCAAGCCAAAGGGATGCATCCTGAGTAATGAATACTATGAATTCCTGGGGAATTATTATGCCCGCGCCGGTGGCGTGGCCGAATTGAGGGAGGGGCTTGAGCGGGTGTTCAACCCCCTGCCGGTGTTTCATCAGAATGCAGGGATTTTTACCCTGATGGGCGTGATCATGTCCGGCGCCTGCTTTGTCATGACCGACCGCTTTCACTTGAACAGCTGGTGGCGTGAAGTGGCTGAAAGCCGGGCAACCGTCGTCCATTACCTCGGCGTCATGACGGCATTGCTCTTGAAACTGCCAGCGTCCCCCGACGAGCGTCGCCATGCCATACGCTTTGGCATCGGCGCCGGCATTGAGCCGGAATTGCATGCGCTTGCCGAGGCGCGTTTTGGCTTTCCGCTGGTGGAATTATGGGGCTCGACGGAGACTGGCGGCGGCTTCCTGGCCAATGCCGAACCCAGGCAAATTCACGACAAGGCAGTGGGGCGGCCCGGCAATCGCGCTGGCCATGACTTCGAGGTGCGCCTGGTCGACCAGAACGGCGCCGATGTCGTCGCAGGCGCGCCGGGCGAACTGCTGGTGCGGCGCCGCGGCAGCGATCCGCGCAGGGGCATGTTTTCCGGCTACCTGAAGGATGAAGCCGCCACAGCTGCCGCCTGGCGCGGCGGCTGGTATCACACAGGCGACGTGCTGCGCCAGGACGACAGCGGCATGCTGTATTTCGTCGACAGGATCAAGAACATCATTCGCCGCTCCGGCGAGAACATCGCCGCCGCGGAAATCGAAGCGGTATTGCTCACCCACCAAGACGTCGTAGAGGCCGCGGTGTTCGCAGTGCCGGATGCGCTGCGCGATGAAGAGGTCATGGCATGCATTGTCCCGTCGCAGGCGCGGGCCGGCGATGCGGCTTTTGGTGAAGAACTGTTCGAATGGTGTTTCAGCCGGCTGGCGTATTACAAGGCGCCGGGCTGGCTCCTGTTCGTCGATACGCTGCCAAAAACCAGCACGCAGAAAGTTCAGAAGGCGAATATTTTCGGCGGCAAGGAAGACCCGCGCCAACGCGCCGGTGTACTCGACTTCTGCTCACGTAAAAAGAAACAGCGCGCAAGCGCTTGAAGGAGGATATCCACATCATGACTGGCTTTGATCTCTCGGGAAAAACCATCCTGCTCACCGGTGCCATGGGCGGCATTGGCCGCGCAACCGCACAGGCGTTGATACACCAGGGCGCGCGCGTGATCCTGTGCGACGCCACCGCGCCGGATACGCAGTTCATCGCGTCGCTGGGCGAGCGGGCAAGCGGTGAGCGCTGCGACGTCACTGACCGGGCGGCCATCAAGGCGCTGGCGGCCCGGCACCCGCATGTCGATGGATTGGTCCTGAATGCCGGCATCCTGCCTTTCGATGACTGGATGGCGGACGATTGGGATGGCGCTTTCGACAAAGTGATGTCGGTGAATGTCAAGGGTCTCCTGAACTTTGCGCGGGTCTTCATGCCGCCAATGATCGAGCGCAAGAGCGGCAGCATCGTGGTGGTCGGGTCTGCCTCTGGCCGCATGGGCGGCATGCAGGCCGGGCCGCACTATGTTGCTTCGAAAGGCGCCGCGCACGCCCTGGTGCGCTGGCTTGCCCTGCGTGGCGCACCGCACGGTGTCGTGGTCAATGGCGTGGCGCCAGGCAGTGTCGACACGGCCATGTTGGCCGGCAAGCCATTCACTGCCGACAAGGTGCCTGCCGGCCGCATGGCACTGGCGGAAGAAGTCGCCTGGCCGATCGCTTTCTTGTGCTCGCCAGGCGCGGGATTCATGTGTGGCGCAATTCTTGATGTGAATGGTGGCCTGGTGTTTTCTTAATGCAGTAAAAATTGCCGCATAACGACGGTGTAATCACTAATGGAGACGATGATGAGAAACAAAAAAATCTTGCTTGCCCTGCTGACAGCCGGGCTGATGTCTGGCGTAGCGCAGGCGCAAACTACGATAAAAATTGGCGTTCTGAATGACCAGAGCGGCATTGGTTCGTCGCTGGGCGGGGCCGGGTCCATCCTGGCGGCCAAAATGGCGATTGAAGATTTTACGGCCAAGCACAAGAACGTCAAGGTGGAATTAGTGACGGCCGATCACCAGAACAAGGCCGACATCGGCTCCAGCCTGGCGCGCGAATGGTATGACCAGAAGGGCGTCGACGCCATCTTCGATGTGCAGACTTCTTCGGTTGCCCTGGCTGTCAGCGACATCACCAAGGCCAAGAACAAGGTCATGGTCAATTCCGGTGCCGGCAGCGCCGACCTGACCGGATCCAAATGTACCCCCAATAACGTCCACTGGACCTACGATACCTGGGCCCTGGCCAATGCGACCGGGAGCGCCCTGGTCAAGAGAGGCGGCAATTCCTGGTATTTCATCACCGCCGATTACGCGTTTGGCCATGCCCTGGAAAAGGATACCACCGCAGTGGTGACCAAGGCCGGCGGCAAGGTCCTGGGCAGCGTGCGCCATCCATTCGCTGCGCCCGATTTCAGTTCCTTCCTGCTGCAGGCGCAGGCTTCCAAAGCGAAGGTCATCGGACTGGCGACCTCCGCGGGCGACCTGGTCAACCTGATCAAGCAAGCATCGGAATTCAAGGTCCGCGAAAGCGGGCAGACACTGGCCGGCCTGCTGATTTTCATTTCCGATGTCGATGGGCTGGGTTTGAAAGCGGCGCAGGGCCTGCTGCTGTCGGAGTCGTTTTACTGGGACTTGAACGAGGGCACGCGCACCTGGTCGCAGCGGTTTGCGGAACGCCACAAGAACAAGATGCCGACCATGGTGCATGCCGGCGTCTATGCGGGCGTGACCCACTATCTCAAGGCCGCCACCGCGCTGGGCAGTTCTTCCGATGGCGCCAAGGTGGTGGCCAAGATGAAGGAAATGCCGACAGACGATCCTTTGTTCGGCAAGGGCGAAATCCGCATCGATGGCCGCAAGATTCACCCGATGTACTTGTTTGAAGTCAAGCGCCCGGAGGAGTCGAAAGGACCGTTCGATTATTACAAGATGATTGCCACGATTCCCGCCGATGAAGCTTTCCGTCCGCTGGCCGAGGGTGGTTGTTCCCTGGTGAAGTAAGCCGAGCGCGGCAAACGCCCGGGGCATGTGCTCCGGGCGAAAAAACGACTTGAATTTATATGACGACGAACACTTATCAGGATTACCGGACGCTTTCATTCGAGAGGAGCGGCCGTATCCTCAAAATCATTATCGACAGCCCGGAATCCAGGAATGCCGTCGACGATGCCTTGCATACCGACCTGGCACGGGTTTTCCATGAAGTCAACGACGATGCCGCCACCGATGTGGTCATCCTGACCGGCGTTGGCCGCTGGTTTTGCGCCGGTGGCGACATGACCTGGTTCCAGGACCTGATCGATGCGCCGCAGCGCTGGCACCACATGATCGTCGACGCCAAGCGCATCATCGACAGCCTGCTGGCGCTGGAAAAGCCGATTATTGCGCGGGTCAATGGCGCGGCGGCTGGCCTTGGTGCGTCGATCGCCTTGCTATGCGATATGGTCGTTGCGGTCGATACTGCGGTGATCGGCGATCCCCATGTGAAGATGGGCCTGGTAGCGGGAGACGGTGGCGCCATCATCTGGCCGCAACTGGTCGGCTTTGCGCGCGCCAAGGAAATGCTGTTGACCGGACGTATGCTGAGCGCAAAAGAAGCGGCAGCAATCGGCCTGATCAATTACGCGGTGCCGGCCGAGGAACTGGATGCAAAAACGGATGCGTTGGCAAACGAACTGGCAATGGGGGCGACCCTGGCCATCCGTTGGACCAAGACGGTGATGAATCTCGAACTGCGCCGCATCTCCGATTTGCTGACGGAGGCGGCACTCGCCTACGAGACGAAGACCAACTTCAGTGAAGACCACCAGGAAGCGGTGCGCGCGTTCGTTGAAAAGCGACAGCCGAAATTCACCGGGCGCTAGACCTCATGCCGGGAGTTGCCGGGAGTCGCTCCCGGCAGCAAATCGTCAGTCGCTCAAGGCCTGTTTCGCTGCTTCTTCCGGTGACAGCCCTTCATAATACAAGTCGGTAAACCACTCCACTTCTTCTTCAATGTGTTCCTGGGCTTGTGCGACAGTGGCGCCGCCGGCTACCAGAAAGCCTTCCACTTCGATGCACCACTTGATCAGCGCTTCGGCTTCCGGATCCAGTTGTTCTTTCTTGGCCATGATGTTCCTTTGTGATGCGACCGGCTCGGCAGCCGCTTGATTGGGGGAATCCTGATTACGATGCCTGGCGTGCGTGGCACACCGGGCAGTCCGGGTTGCGCTGCAGGCCGATGCACGTCCATTCCATGCTGCGCGCATCCACCATCAGCAATCGGCCCGCCAGCGGTTTGCCGATGCCCGCCACCAGTTTCAAGGCTTCTGCCGCCTGCATGGCGCCGATGATGCCGACCAGCGGCGCAAACACACCCATGGTGGAACATTGCACTTCTTCATATTCCTGGTGCGGCGGGAACAGGCAGGCGTAGCAGGGCGTGTCCGCGCCGCGCGGATCGAATACGCTGACCTGGCCATCGAAACGGATCGCCGCGCCCGACACCAGCGGCACCCGGTGCGCGACGCAGGCGGCGTTGATGGCGTGGCGGGTCTGGAAGTTGTCGCTGCAATCGAGTACCACGCTGGCGCTGCGCACCAGTGCATCCAGGCGTTCGCCGGCCACGCGCTCGGCCAGCGCGGCAATGCGGACGTCCGGATTGATCTGTTGCAGGGCATGCCTGCCTGACAGAACCTTGGGTTGGCCGACGCGCTCGGTAGTGTGCAGGATTTGCCGCTGCAGGTTGGTCAGGTCGACTTCATCGTTGTCGACCAGCGTGATGGCGCCGATGCCGGCGGAGGCCAGGTAGAGCGCGGCAGGGGAGCCGAGGCCGCCGGCGCCGATCACCAGCGCATGCGCTGCGAGGATTTTTTCCTGGCCCTCGATGCCGATGTCGTCGAGCAGGATGTGGCGCGAATAGCGCAATAGCTGTTGGTCGTTCATTACTCTGATGCTTGTCGGGACATCTTGCTAGTGTCGCACAAAATCCGGAATTGTCGCTCAAGTGGCGCGAGCCCATGATGTTTTGATGGAGCAACGAGTCAAGTCATTCTAGCCCGTTGGATTGGACCACTCATCCCAGTAAGCTTTCGAGAGTTCTTCCAGATCTTCCAGGCGCCAGAATCTGCCCGACTCATCAGAAACCGTGGCGGACTCCGCGTGAAATTCCAGCTCACCGCCGCAGTAAGGAAAGTTGGGAGAGGCCTGGTTGCAGACGACTTCGATTTTCTGGTTGCGCACTTCGCCCTGCAAAATAGCCAGGTGCGGCTGGAATATTTCATCGATTGCAGAAATGAATTTCGCCGGGTTGTCCGCGTTATTTGGCCAGGTATGGAATTGAATATCGCGGGCATCAAAAAGGCAGAGCAAAAATTTTGTATAGGCTGGATTGATTCTTTGGGCCAGGTATTTGATTTCAACGATCAGCAACAAGC comes from the Janthinobacterium sp. 17J80-10 genome and includes:
- a CDS encoding TetR/AcrR family transcriptional regulator; the encoded protein is MKPQAPVKLKRTREAKGEDTRLALFEAAVQVVGEEGYAGAGIAKIMARANLASGTFYNYFESRQDLFNQLLPALGERLLAHIRGRIDDSVAGIEREKQRIEAYFDFCRKTPGFLRVLNEAEVFAPEAFHKHIRRFQDGYRRSLIRSHSRGEIAGWELEEIDVLVFMLMGLRSYMTMLYQYEYIDPRKSNIESMINIYAKLLKNGLFSK
- the moeB gene encoding molybdopterin-synthase adenylyltransferase MoeB; this translates as MNDQQLLRYSRHILLDDIGIEGQEKILAAHALVIGAGGLGSPAALYLASAGIGAITLVDNDEVDLTNLQRQILHTTERVGQPKVLSGRHALQQINPDVRIAALAERVAGERLDALVRSASVVLDCSDNFQTRHAINAACVAHRVPLVSGAAIRFDGQVSVFDPRGADTPCYACLFPPHQEYEEVQCSTMGVFAPLVGIIGAMQAAEALKLVAGIGKPLAGRLLMVDARSMEWTCIGLQRNPDCPVCHARQAS
- a CDS encoding ABC transporter substrate-binding protein, translating into MRNKKILLALLTAGLMSGVAQAQTTIKIGVLNDQSGIGSSLGGAGSILAAKMAIEDFTAKHKNVKVELVTADHQNKADIGSSLAREWYDQKGVDAIFDVQTSSVALAVSDITKAKNKVMVNSGAGSADLTGSKCTPNNVHWTYDTWALANATGSALVKRGGNSWYFITADYAFGHALEKDTTAVVTKAGGKVLGSVRHPFAAPDFSSFLLQAQASKAKVIGLATSAGDLVNLIKQASEFKVRESGQTLAGLLIFISDVDGLGLKAAQGLLLSESFYWDLNEGTRTWSQRFAERHKNKMPTMVHAGVYAGVTHYLKAATALGSSSDGAKVVAKMKEMPTDDPLFGKGEIRIDGRKIHPMYLFEVKRPEESKGPFDYYKMIATIPADEAFRPLAEGGCSLVK
- a CDS encoding AMP-binding protein, translating into MEMNVQEKQSIGDVPAAGFTVYEAFRATCARWPNRAFLAMSPLAEREYFPEGYEITYTEALAEVGQRIVALQSAGYGLGHRIGVLAENRPQHFILQLAFNALGISIVPLNPDLRAPELAFILAHSDLDLVISIDARLPGLAELAHACSRQPPVVALASLAYPPARTPRREGALGSATEAGLLYTSGTTGKPKGCILSNEYYEFLGNYYARAGGVAELREGLERVFNPLPVFHQNAGIFTLMGVIMSGACFVMTDRFHLNSWWREVAESRATVVHYLGVMTALLLKLPASPDERRHAIRFGIGAGIEPELHALAEARFGFPLVELWGSTETGGGFLANAEPRQIHDKAVGRPGNRAGHDFEVRLVDQNGADVVAGAPGELLVRRRGSDPRRGMFSGYLKDEAATAAAWRGGWYHTGDVLRQDDSGMLYFVDRIKNIIRRSGENIAAAEIEAVLLTHQDVVEAAVFAVPDALRDEEVMACIVPSQARAGDAAFGEELFEWCFSRLAYYKAPGWLLFVDTLPKTSTQKVQKANIFGGKEDPRQRAGVLDFCSRKKKQRASA
- a CDS encoding PHB depolymerase family esterase — protein: MQKRMFPRFVLTLLLGAGIVAPALALTPGSGTWVKETATYGTPDLKDAYVYVPKNTAPQVLGGKRALMLSLHGCGMTASTSVIDKRFNWETTAEKYGMVVIAPTVPAGTSSTRVAGGCFDWFGTNHNRSTRDVVPLIKLIDAVKARTNLDIDSNQIYVSGLSAGAGETHVLGCSFPEYFAGVAPNASPTLGAEAGDISVAPKRSAQQVADTCRAINGNQFNAWLDTQIFSTVYGDKDYLVLPAHNVRNRDGMQIVYGASTAAGTQTVAGGGTADLWKDSKGRLRISSMVVAGMSHAWPAGPSGAQTTAWVDFTRVDYPAYVTQFFFENNLRVNKWKIACSVAVPSATSATVSASATAASGATVASYRVALQGKTAVNDTAAGSGASLKKTYSLGNGIYGGSVTAVDSKGVESEACQLPSFQVGEPDPFYAPTNIQATGISSSAIKLTWTAAAGATAYDVKRGTVTLRVTGTEATDTGLEADKAYTYTITSIGAAGPSAPSAPVTGKTLAVTYTEKVTATVTGHYAAGRINVNQYLQLGAKYGYNASMTLYKCAGAWTNSSSCGPLQ
- a CDS encoding SDR family NAD(P)-dependent oxidoreductase, giving the protein MTGFDLSGKTILLTGAMGGIGRATAQALIHQGARVILCDATAPDTQFIASLGERASGERCDVTDRAAIKALAARHPHVDGLVLNAGILPFDDWMADDWDGAFDKVMSVNVKGLLNFARVFMPPMIERKSGSIVVVGSASGRMGGMQAGPHYVASKGAAHALVRWLALRGAPHGVVVNGVAPGSVDTAMLAGKPFTADKVPAGRMALAEEVAWPIAFLCSPGAGFMCGAILDVNGGLVFS
- a CDS encoding enoyl-CoA hydratase-related protein → MDQINSPVLQKHLNEHILLVTLNRPAARNAINGALTAALGQIVEDTESNPDIWAVILTGSGDKAFSAGADLREVADGRVAQLSTPRGGFAGFANFQRSKTWIAAVNGPALAGGMEIALACDMIIAADTSIFGLPEVKRGLMATEGGLYRLPRVIPRAIALEMIATGNPISAARALSLGLVNDVVPADKLIESAYRLASGICENSPLAVRESLRIARHAQAWPEERLHREGHEALAKLAKTEDYQEGPSAFLEKRTPKWTGR
- a CDS encoding enoyl-CoA hydratase/isomerase family protein — protein: MTTNTYQDYRTLSFERSGRILKIIIDSPESRNAVDDALHTDLARVFHEVNDDAATDVVILTGVGRWFCAGGDMTWFQDLIDAPQRWHHMIVDAKRIIDSLLALEKPIIARVNGAAAGLGASIALLCDMVVAVDTAVIGDPHVKMGLVAGDGGAIIWPQLVGFARAKEMLLTGRMLSAKEAAAIGLINYAVPAEELDAKTDALANELAMGATLAIRWTKTVMNLELRRISDLLTEAALAYETKTNFSEDHQEAVRAFVEKRQPKFTGR